A single genomic interval of Metamycoplasma salivarium harbors:
- the rpsQ gene encoding 30S ribosomal protein S17, whose amino-acid sequence MARENHRKILVGTVISIKNAKTATVLVETYEKHPLYAKRFKKSKKFAVHDENNIAKIGDVVKIQETRPLSKTKHFRLVEVRSHAIGGNDNA is encoded by the coding sequence GTGGCTAGAGAAAATCATAGAAAAATTTTAGTTGGTACAGTTATTAGTATTAAAAATGCAAAAACTGCAACCGTTTTAGTTGAAACATATGAAAAACACCCACTTTATGCAAAAAGATTTAAAAAATCTAAAAAATTCGCTGTTCATGACGAAAATAACATTGCAAAAATTGGTGATGTTGTAAAAATTCAAGAAACTCGTCCTTTATCTAAAACCAAACATTTTAGATTAGTAGAAGTTAGATCACATGCTATTGGAGGTAATGATAATGCTTAG
- the rplO gene encoding 50S ribosomal protein L15 — protein sequence MELHTLKPTAGSRKDKHRVGRGHAAGKGKQAGRGQSGQTKRSTVRLGFEGGQNPLFRRIPKRGFNNVNHVEYQIVNLDDLEKTFKANSVVSYETLFEHGLVKRSMPVKILGRGQLTKKLTVKIPALSETARLAIEKAGGKIEVE from the coding sequence ATGGAATTACATACATTAAAACCCACTGCTGGTTCAAGAAAAGATAAACATCGTGTTGGTAGAGGACATGCAGCCGGAAAAGGAAAACAGGCTGGTCGTGGACAAAGTGGGCAAACAAAAAGAAGTACAGTTCGTTTAGGCTTTGAAGGTGGACAAAACCCATTATTCAGAAGAATTCCTAAACGTGGATTTAATAATGTTAATCATGTTGAATACCAAATTGTTAATTTAGATGATTTAGAAAAAACATTTAAAGCTAACTCAGTAGTTTCTTATGAAACATTATTTGAACATGGTCTTGTTAAAAGATCTATGCCTGTTAAAATTTTAGGTAGAGGTCAATTAACGAAAAAACTAACTGTTAAAATTCCAGCACTTTCAGAAACAGCTAGATTAGCAATTGAAAAAGCTGGGGGCAAAATTGAGGTTGAATAA
- the rpsS gene encoding 30S ribosomal protein S19, producing MSRSLKKPPFVDDHLMKKVMAIVEGKNPKRPIKTWSRRSTIYPEFIGLTFQVHNGHAFIDVFVSNDMVGHKLGEFAPTRTFNGHGADKGKK from the coding sequence ATGTCTCGTTCATTAAAAAAACCTCCATTTGTTGATGATCATTTAATGAAAAAAGTTATGGCAATCGTTGAAGGCAAAAACCCTAAACGTCCAATTAAAACTTGATCAAGACGTTCAACAATCTATCCTGAATTTATTGGACTTACATTCCAAGTTCATAATGGTCATGCTTTTATTGATGTATTTGTATCAAATGATATGGTAGGACACAAATTGGGTGAATTTGCACCAACACGTACCTTTAATGGCCATGGTGCAGATAAAGGAAAGAAGTAA
- the rpsH gene encoding 30S ribosomal protein S8 — MAIIIDPIADMFVRIKNAIARKYHEVNVPSSQKKMKILEIFKKEGYITDFEEFKNPKNHDFKEIKITLKYKGINQNQSAISGLKRISKPGLKVYSPATSLPKVLSGYGTVIVSTSKGLLTDKEARKANVGGEVLAFIW; from the coding sequence ATGGCGATTATTATAGACCCAATTGCAGATATGTTTGTACGTATCAAAAACGCAATTGCCCGTAAATATCATGAAGTTAATGTTCCTTCTTCTCAAAAGAAAATGAAAATCTTAGAAATTTTCAAAAAAGAAGGTTACATCACTGATTTTGAAGAATTCAAAAATCCAAAAAATCATGATTTTAAAGAAATTAAAATCACTTTAAAATATAAGGGAATTAATCAAAATCAATCTGCTATTTCAGGACTTAAAAGAATTTCAAAACCAGGTCTAAAAGTTTATTCTCCAGCAACTTCATTACCTAAAGTTTTAAGTGGTTATGGAACTGTTATTGTTTCAACTTCAAAAGGTTTACTAACAGATAAAGAAGCTAGAAAGGCAAATGTTGGTGGTGAAGTACTAGCATTTATTTGATAG
- a CDS encoding type Z 30S ribosomal protein S14, translating to MARKSLIAKAKRVPKFKVRKYTRCEICGRVHAVLRKYKICRICFRELAHEGKIPGMKKASW from the coding sequence ATGGCTAGAAAATCATTAATTGCAAAAGCAAAACGTGTACCTAAATTTAAAGTAAGAAAATATACAAGATGTGAAATTTGTGGTCGTGTGCATGCTGTATTGCGTAAATATAAAATTTGTAGAATTTGCTTCAGAGAATTAGCTCATGAAGGTAAAATTCCTGGTATGAAGAAAGCGAGCTGATAA
- the rplD gene encoding 50S ribosomal protein L4, translating to MAETTKKTVAKETTKPAVKKPTSKLAKTTSDAKKPVTVKVQTPKIAKKVSFDVTLPKSVFGLTKVYPQAVFDTILSERASKRFATHKVKNRGEVSGTGKKPWAQKGTGNARAGSMRSPIFVGGGRVFGPTTARNYNLKVNKKVRRNALLSVLSQLASDKAVLVHEFELKAPSTRDLLIQLAKKNLAELNNVLVVTNDENIYLSARNLPNVHVTKITSLSVESLLAADVLVLSAADVKYLEGMVK from the coding sequence ATGGCTGAAACTACTAAAAAAACTGTAGCTAAAGAAACTACAAAACCAGCAGTTAAGAAACCTACTTCAAAACTTGCAAAAACAACTTCTGATGCTAAAAAACCTGTTACTGTTAAAGTTCAAACTCCTAAAATTGCTAAAAAAGTTAGTTTTGATGTAACTTTGCCTAAATCAGTTTTTGGTTTAACTAAAGTTTATCCACAAGCAGTTTTTGACACAATATTATCAGAAAGAGCTTCAAAACGTTTTGCAACTCACAAAGTTAAAAATCGTGGCGAAGTTAGTGGAACTGGTAAAAAACCATGAGCACAAAAAGGTACTGGTAATGCCCGTGCTGGATCTATGAGATCACCTATCTTTGTTGGTGGTGGACGTGTATTTGGTCCAACAACAGCAAGAAATTACAATTTAAAAGTAAATAAAAAAGTTAGAAGAAATGCTTTACTATCAGTTCTAAGTCAATTAGCTTCTGATAAAGCAGTATTAGTTCATGAATTTGAATTAAAAGCACCTTCTACTAGAGACTTACTAATTCAACTTGCAAAGAAAAATCTTGCCGAATTAAACAATGTATTAGTTGTTACAAACGATGAAAACATTTATTTATCAGCTAGAAACTTACCAAATGTACATGTAACTAAAATTACAAGTTTATCGGTTGAAAGTTTACTTGCAGCTGATGTATTAGTATTATCTGCAGCAGATGTTAAATATTTAGAAGGGATGGTTAAATAA
- the rplF gene encoding 50S ribosomal protein L6 — MSRIGKRILNVPNGVELTIENSNVTVKGKLGQLSFQFSPLIKITYENNEVKTERLNEEKTTKQLHGTTNALIHNMIIGVSKGYKKEIEIKGVGYKATLMGNKIEIIAGYSHPIQIEIPVGLKAELPKPTNIIISGIDKQLVGEFAANIRKIRRPSPYSGKGIMYKGEIIRRKEGKTAAK; from the coding sequence ATGTCTAGAATCGGAAAAAGAATCTTAAATGTTCCAAATGGTGTTGAACTTACAATTGAAAATTCTAATGTTACTGTTAAAGGAAAATTAGGACAATTATCATTTCAATTCTCACCATTAATTAAAATTACTTATGAAAATAATGAAGTTAAAACTGAAAGATTAAATGAAGAAAAAACTACAAAACAATTGCATGGTACAACAAACGCATTAATTCACAACATGATCATCGGTGTTTCTAAAGGTTACAAAAAAGAAATCGAAATTAAAGGGGTTGGTTATAAAGCAACTCTTATGGGAAATAAAATTGAAATTATTGCTGGATATTCACATCCTATTCAAATTGAAATTCCAGTAGGGCTTAAAGCAGAATTACCAAAACCTACAAATATTATTATTTCAGGGATTGATAAACAACTTGTTGGTGAATTTGCTGCAAATATAAGAAAAATTCGTCGTCCAAGCCCATATTCAGGAAAAGGAATTATGTACAAAGGTGAAATTATTCGTCGTAAGGAAGGGAAAACTGCTGCTAAGTAG
- the secY gene encoding preprotein translocase subunit SecY has protein sequence MAKKNKKDLNKENALLNENDALQKDLNSETNSESLNVQNVKQEEQIEEFDAKKTERKLSINKFFNEKTKAWQDWWANHSLFKKILFTLLILTLFIAAGTITIPGVNLVNKNQISQQSDFVAILNLVGGGGLRNFSIVALGISPFISASLVMMILQTKAFPAIHRLSQSGPQGRIKINFITYFLTIIFSIFQAFLITKALVNPKSGGFGITFASSVTKAFGANGNVVYGYFILPVILIAGSFFALFLSEQITNKGVGNGTSLLIFIGIANSLIPTFRSAFSFLVPSAAKHAILVKQLINFIIYLLGYMLTILIVIIFTIAERRVPIQQVGAGLSKSEKELSFLPIKANPAGIMSIIFALMILSVPTMIANLTDQGSKYYYWVYANFQLTKPLAFFLFILITFGLTILMGIQQSRIDKISEDFAKSSTFIPGIRPGDQTEDYLLNIVLRLSFFSSFYLIILGAMQYVQQMFGMPANIAFGGTTIMILVSTAYETIEQIKARYKSQELARKRRNIRELKEVYGEEEEDLIW, from the coding sequence ATGGCTAAAAAGAATAAGAAAGACCTTAATAAAGAAAATGCTCTTCTTAATGAAAACGATGCATTGCAAAAAGATTTGAATTCTGAAACTAATTCAGAATCTTTAAATGTGCAAAATGTAAAACAAGAAGAGCAAATTGAAGAATTTGATGCTAAAAAAACTGAGAGAAAACTTTCAATCAACAAGTTTTTTAATGAAAAGACAAAAGCTTGGCAAGATTGATGAGCAAACCACTCACTTTTCAAAAAAATTCTTTTTACTTTATTAATTCTTACATTATTTATAGCCGCTGGAACAATTACTATTCCAGGTGTTAACCTTGTAAACAAAAATCAAATATCACAACAAAGTGATTTTGTTGCGATCTTAAATTTAGTTGGTGGTGGAGGCCTTAGAAACTTTTCTATTGTGGCCTTAGGAATTTCTCCATTTATTTCTGCAAGTTTAGTTATGATGATTTTGCAGACTAAAGCATTCCCAGCTATTCATAGGTTAAGTCAATCAGGACCGCAAGGCCGGATTAAGATTAACTTTATAACATACTTTCTAACAATTATTTTTTCAATTTTTCAAGCATTTTTAATTACCAAAGCATTAGTAAACCCAAAAAGTGGTGGCTTTGGAATTACATTTGCTAGTTCTGTTACTAAAGCATTTGGTGCAAATGGTAATGTGGTTTATGGATATTTCATCCTACCAGTAATTTTGATTGCAGGTTCATTCTTTGCATTGTTCTTATCAGAACAAATTACTAATAAAGGTGTTGGAAATGGGACAAGCTTATTAATTTTTATTGGGATTGCAAATTCATTAATTCCAACATTTAGATCTGCTTTTTCATTTTTAGTACCTTCCGCTGCAAAACATGCAATCTTAGTTAAACAATTAATTAACTTTATAATTTATTTATTAGGTTATATGCTAACAATTTTAATTGTTATTATCTTTACAATTGCTGAAAGAAGAGTTCCAATTCAACAAGTTGGTGCTGGTCTTTCTAAATCAGAAAAAGAATTAAGTTTCTTACCTATTAAAGCTAACCCTGCAGGGATAATGAGTATCATTTTTGCACTAATGATTTTATCAGTACCAACAATGATTGCTAATTTAACAGATCAAGGTAGCAAATATTATTATTGAGTTTATGCTAATTTTCAATTAACTAAACCACTTGCATTCTTCTTATTTATTCTAATTACCTTTGGACTTACCATTTTAATGGGAATTCAACAATCTAGAATTGATAAGATAAGTGAAGACTTTGCAAAATCTTCTACATTTATTCCGGGAATTAGACCTGGCGATCAAACAGAAGATTATTTATTAAATATTGTGTTAAGATTATCATTTTTCTCATCATTTTATTTAATAATCTTAGGTGCTATGCAATATGTTCAACAAATGTTTGGTATGCCTGCAAATATTGCATTTGGTGGTACTACTATTATGATTTTAGTATCGACTGCATATGAAACTATCGAACAAATTAAAGCAAGATACAAATCACAAGAACTTGCAAGAAAAAGAAGAAACATTAGAGAACTTAAAGAAGTTTATGGCGAAGAAGAAGAGGATTTAATATGATAG
- the rplP gene encoding 50S ribosomal protein L16 yields the protein MLQPKRTKHRKMFRIRHDKVKAARNNTVTFGEFGIKSTSSAWITARQIEAARIAITRHMGREGKVIIKIYPNMSKTSKPIGVRMGSGKGSPEEWVAVVKEGTVMFEVLGNTEDVMKEALRLGGHKLPVTWKIVAKEQKPAQIKEGE from the coding sequence ATGCTTCAACCGAAAAGAACTAAACATAGAAAAATGTTTCGTATTCGTCATGACAAAGTTAAAGCCGCAAGAAACAATACAGTAACATTTGGTGAATTTGGAATTAAATCAACTTCATCAGCATGAATTACTGCAAGACAAATTGAAGCTGCCCGTATTGCAATTACTCGTCATATGGGTCGTGAAGGTAAAGTTATTATTAAAATTTACCCAAATATGTCAAAAACTTCTAAACCAATCGGTGTTCGGATGGGATCTGGTAAAGGTAGTCCCGAAGAATGAGTAGCAGTTGTTAAAGAAGGGACAGTAATGTTTGAAGTATTAGGAAATACTGAAGATGTTATGAAAGAAGCTTTAAGATTAGGCGGTCATAAACTTCCTGTAACATGAAAGATTGTTGCTAAGGAACAAAAACCTGCTCAAATTAAGGAAGGAGAATAA
- the rplE gene encoding 50S ribosomal protein L5, translating to MAKTKKLELEKKYLKDVKPALMKEFNYSSIMQVPRLEKIVVNMTAGNEVSNSKAIEEVMVELAQIAGQKPFQTTAKKSLASWKLREGMPMGGKVTLRRERMWSFLTKLIEVALPRVRDFNGLNPKSFDGRGNYALGVKEEIIFPEISFDKIRKLKGMDVILVTNAKTNEEALALLKHLGVPFAK from the coding sequence ATGGCTAAAACTAAAAAATTAGAACTTGAAAAGAAGTATTTAAAAGACGTTAAGCCTGCATTAATGAAAGAATTTAACTATTCTTCAATTATGCAAGTTCCTAGACTTGAAAAAATTGTTGTTAATATGACAGCCGGTAATGAAGTATCAAACTCAAAAGCAATTGAGGAAGTTATGGTTGAACTTGCTCAAATTGCAGGTCAAAAACCATTTCAAACAACTGCTAAAAAATCATTGGCTTCTTGAAAATTAAGAGAAGGAATGCCAATGGGTGGAAAAGTAACTTTAAGACGTGAACGAATGTGATCATTTTTAACTAAATTAATTGAAGTTGCTTTACCTCGTGTTCGTGATTTTAACGGACTTAACCCTAAAAGTTTTGATGGTCGTGGAAACTATGCTTTAGGTGTTAAAGAAGAAATTATTTTCCCAGAAATAAGTTTCGATAAAATTCGTAAATTGAAAGGGATGGACGTAATTTTAGTAACCAATGCTAAAACAAATGAAGAAGCTTTAGCATTACTAAAACATTTAGGCGTACCATTTGCAAAATAA
- the rplX gene encoding 50S ribosomal protein L24: MSAAKLRKNDMVVVLTGEDKGKVAPIIEINYSKQSVILKGINKKTKHHKPSQENQEGRIEKKEFPIHISNVAYMVKKGDANNKNAVSSKVGWNVDKKTGKKQRFLRKIKKNVSGDK, from the coding sequence ATGTCTGCTGCTAAATTAAGAAAAAATGATATGGTTGTTGTTTTAACTGGCGAAGATAAAGGAAAAGTAGCACCTATTATTGAAATTAATTATTCAAAACAATCAGTTATTCTAAAAGGAATTAACAAAAAAACCAAGCATCACAAACCTTCTCAAGAAAATCAAGAAGGTCGAATTGAAAAGAAAGAATTTCCAATTCACATTTCAAATGTAGCTTACATGGTTAAAAAAGGAGATGCAAATAATAAAAATGCAGTATCTTCTAAAGTAGGATGAAATGTTGATAAAAAAACCGGTAAAAAACAAAGATTTTTAAGAAAAATTAAAAAGAATGTCTCAGGAGATAAATAA
- the rplN gene encoding 50S ribosomal protein L14, whose amino-acid sequence MLSEFSRCNVADNSGAKEVMIIKNFGGSIVRSTNIGDVVLVTVKKAIPTGIVKEGQVVKAVIVRTRRGLERPDGSYIRFDDNAVVLIKEDGSLRGTRVFGPVARELREKGYLKIISLAPEVL is encoded by the coding sequence ATGCTTAGTGAATTTTCAAGATGCAATGTGGCTGACAACTCAGGTGCTAAAGAAGTTATGATCATCAAAAACTTCGGAGGTTCGATTGTTAGAAGTACAAACATTGGAGATGTTGTTCTAGTTACAGTTAAAAAAGCAATTCCTACTGGGATTGTTAAAGAAGGACAAGTTGTTAAAGCTGTGATTGTTAGAACTAGACGTGGCTTAGAACGTCCTGATGGTTCATACATTAGATTTGATGATAATGCTGTTGTTTTGATTAAAGAAGATGGTTCATTAAGAGGCACACGGGTATTTGGTCCCGTTGCTAGAGAACTACGTGAAAAAGGTTATTTAAAAATCATTTCACTTGCACCGGAGGTTTTATAA
- the rpsC gene encoding 30S ribosomal protein S3 gives MGQKVNPNGFRYGITKPHNTVWYADKAQFATSLLEDQKIYDFFDKKVREFLIGKVEIQRSQSNDIVVTLYTAKPAAVLGTNGENIKTWNTLLKKFIRNKKANITINVLELKRPDLNARLLAEGIAIKLENRGNFRLAQKFAIRAALKAGARGIKTSVAGRLNGVDMARTEGYTEGEMKLHTLRQNVDYAVTTAKTTYGILGVKVWVSLGENNSKEDLLESKEEKPRRQFNRKGGEKHASTEKN, from the coding sequence ATGGGACAAAAAGTTAATCCAAATGGTTTTCGTTATGGTATTACCAAACCTCATAATACTGTTTGATATGCTGATAAAGCTCAATTTGCAACTTCTTTATTAGAAGATCAAAAGATTTATGATTTCTTTGATAAAAAAGTTCGTGAATTTTTAATTGGAAAAGTTGAAATTCAAAGATCTCAATCAAATGATATTGTTGTTACTTTATATACAGCAAAACCTGCTGCAGTATTAGGAACAAACGGTGAAAACATTAAAACTTGAAATACTTTATTAAAGAAATTTATTAGGAACAAGAAAGCTAATATTACTATTAATGTATTAGAGTTAAAACGTCCTGATTTAAATGCAAGATTATTAGCTGAAGGAATTGCTATTAAATTAGAAAATCGTGGTAATTTCCGTTTAGCACAAAAATTTGCAATTAGAGCTGCATTAAAAGCTGGAGCTAGAGGAATTAAAACCTCAGTTGCTGGTCGTTTAAACGGTGTTGATATGGCTAGAACTGAAGGTTATACCGAAGGTGAAATGAAACTTCACACACTAAGACAAAATGTTGATTATGCAGTAACTACTGCTAAAACAACTTATGGTATCTTGGGCGTCAAAGTATGAGTTTCTCTTGGTGAAAATAATTCTAAAGAAGATTTATTAGAATCAAAAGAAGAAAAACCAAGAAGACAATTTAATAGAAAAGGCGGTGAAAAACATGCTTCAACCGAAAAGAACTAA
- the rplB gene encoding 50S ribosomal protein L2 — MAIKKFKAYTNGRRNMSSLDYQANLSGHAPEKSLLVQLPTHAGRNNQGKITTRHHGGRLKRFYRIVDFKRNKDDIVATVKTIEYDPNRSANISLVAYKDGEKRYIIAPKGIKVGQQIISGEHVDIQIGNSLPLKNIPEGTYVHNIELQPKQGGIIARSAGSSAQILGKDESGKYIILRLKSGEVRKVLGICRATVGEVGNEEHSLVNLGKAGRNRLMGIRPTVRGSAMNPNDHPHGGGEGHQPIGRKSPMTPWGKKALGVKTRRTKKASNKLIIRRRKDTK; from the coding sequence ATGGCAATTAAAAAATTTAAAGCTTATACAAATGGTCGCCGTAATATGTCTTCTCTTGATTATCAAGCAAATTTATCAGGCCATGCACCTGAAAAATCATTGCTTGTACAACTTCCAACACATGCGGGAAGAAATAATCAAGGTAAAATCACAACTCGTCATCATGGTGGAAGATTAAAAAGGTTCTACCGGATTGTAGACTTTAAAAGAAACAAAGATGACATTGTAGCAACAGTAAAAACAATTGAATATGATCCAAATAGATCAGCAAACATTTCTCTTGTTGCTTACAAAGATGGTGAAAAAAGATATATTATTGCACCTAAAGGTATTAAAGTTGGTCAACAAATTATTTCAGGAGAACATGTTGACATTCAAATTGGAAATTCACTTCCATTAAAAAATATTCCTGAAGGTACTTATGTACACAACATTGAACTTCAACCTAAACAAGGTGGAATCATTGCTCGTTCAGCTGGTTCTTCTGCACAAATTTTAGGTAAAGACGAATCTGGAAAATATATTATCCTAAGACTTAAATCTGGTGAAGTTAGAAAAGTGTTAGGTATTTGCCGTGCTACCGTTGGCGAAGTTGGTAATGAAGAACATTCACTAGTTAATCTAGGAAAAGCCGGAAGAAATAGACTTATGGGAATTAGACCTACTGTTAGAGGTAGTGCTATGAACCCAAATGATCACCCACATGGTGGTGGTGAAGGCCACCAACCTATTGGACGTAAAAGTCCAATGACACCTTGAGGTAAAAAAGCTCTTGGTGTGAAAACTAGAAGAACCAAAAAAGCATCAAATAAACTTATTATTAGAAGAAGAAAGGATACTAAATAA
- the rpsE gene encoding 30S ribosomal protein S5 codes for MADQDIKKILKDAEKNDSTAKVKTINEEKTANPTKIVSAEPKKTRPTRLQNKDNRTQEHSERDKKPFRHQKDTQSFNVEQEYEEKVIDVARVTTVVKGGRRFSFSAYVVVGNKKGKVGFGHGKANEVQDAIKKAVRDAQKNIINVPIVKGTIPHEVYAKFLASKVQLRPAPKGAGIIASGTVRAVVELAGCTDISTKTYGSRTKQNIVRATINALLQLKTVEEIAKLRDIDVKHLTK; via the coding sequence ATGGCAGATCAAGATATTAAAAAGATTTTAAAAGATGCAGAAAAGAATGATTCTACTGCTAAAGTTAAAACTATAAACGAAGAAAAAACTGCTAATCCTACAAAAATAGTATCAGCAGAACCTAAAAAAACTCGTCCTACTAGATTACAAAATAAAGACAATAGAACACAAGAACATTCTGAACGTGACAAAAAACCATTTAGACATCAAAAAGATACGCAATCATTTAACGTTGAACAAGAATATGAAGAAAAAGTTATTGATGTAGCTAGAGTTACAACTGTTGTTAAAGGTGGAAGAAGATTTTCATTCTCAGCATATGTTGTTGTAGGAAATAAAAAAGGTAAAGTTGGCTTTGGTCATGGAAAAGCTAACGAAGTGCAAGATGCAATTAAAAAAGCAGTTAGAGATGCACAAAAAAATATTATTAATGTTCCAATTGTTAAAGGAACAATACCTCATGAAGTTTATGCTAAATTTTTAGCTTCAAAAGTGCAACTTCGCCCTGCGCCTAAAGGAGCTGGAATTATTGCATCAGGAACTGTTAGAGCTGTTGTTGAACTTGCGGGATGTACTGATATTTCAACAAAAACTTATGGTTCTAGAACTAAACAAAACATTGTTCGTGCAACTATTAATGCATTATTACAACTAAAAACAGTTGAAGAAATTGCTAAACTACGTGACATTGATGTTAAACATCTAACTAAATAA
- the rplR gene encoding 50S ribosomal protein L18 — MESRNQKRVKKHLKITNKLSKGTAKVPRVCVFKSLHHFYAQAINDDKHITIASYSTQQLSKHANNIEAAKAVAKGFAKALSDAKIKQIVFDRSGYIYHGKIKAFCETLRAEGIKF, encoded by the coding sequence ATGGAATCAAGAAATCAAAAACGTGTTAAAAAACACCTTAAAATTACTAACAAGCTTTCAAAAGGTACAGCAAAAGTTCCTAGAGTTTGTGTCTTTAAATCATTACATCATTTTTATGCACAAGCTATTAACGACGATAAACATATTACAATTGCATCATATTCAACTCAACAACTTTCAAAACATGCAAACAATATAGAAGCTGCAAAAGCAGTTGCTAAAGGTTTTGCAAAAGCATTATCAGATGCTAAAATTAAACAAATTGTTTTTGATAGATCAGGTTATATTTACCATGGCAAAATCAAAGCTTTTTGTGAAACATTAAGAGCAGAAGGGATTAAATTCTAA
- the rplW gene encoding 50S ribosomal protein L23 — translation MNFNQVIKYPILTEKTENLRSAKNLYTFAVDVRSNKVEIRQAIEFIFDVKVLDVRVVNYDKKAASLGRSKGFKPAVKKAYVQLDEKSKIILYQEEAEAAKKQAKLAEKEAKKAQSSEMSEAEKKAAKKIAKAAEAKTKKVENKPKSETKVKEVKETKVVSEKKEEPKKASEPAKKTATSKAKTNSSETPKKQAVKKPATKKETK, via the coding sequence ATGAATTTCAATCAAGTTATTAAATATCCAATTCTTACAGAAAAAACTGAAAATTTAAGATCAGCTAAAAACTTATACACATTTGCAGTCGATGTTAGATCGAATAAAGTTGAAATTAGACAAGCAATTGAATTTATCTTTGATGTTAAAGTATTAGACGTTAGAGTTGTTAATTATGACAAAAAAGCCGCAAGTTTAGGTCGTTCAAAAGGATTTAAACCTGCTGTTAAAAAAGCATATGTTCAACTTGATGAAAAATCAAAGATTATTCTATACCAAGAAGAAGCAGAAGCCGCTAAGAAACAAGCTAAATTAGCTGAAAAAGAAGCTAAAAAAGCTCAATCTAGCGAAATGTCAGAAGCTGAAAAGAAAGCGGCTAAAAAAATTGCAAAAGCAGCTGAAGCAAAAACTAAAAAAGTAGAAAATAAACCAAAATCAGAAACTAAAGTAAAAGAAGTTAAAGAAACTAAAGTAGTATCTGAAAAGAAAGAAGAACCTAAAAAAGCTTCTGAACCTGCTAAAAAAACAGCAACTTCAAAAGCAAAAACAAATAGTTCTGAAACGCCTAAAAAACAAGCAGTTAAAAAACCTGCTACTAAAAAAGAAACAAAATAA
- the rpmC gene encoding 50S ribosomal protein L29: protein MKYSELVNKSVKELEELVAEYRAELFSLRFKNATRQLDKTHRIDIIRKSIARALTALNQKTTNEYLNDIKKVAELKETKKTLVEKPKKVEVKEEKPKTSEPKLDKKATVAKKETPKVERQQKETKEESSKPTVKKQTTTKTTKKEVKPEAKKQATTKKGDK from the coding sequence ATGAAATATTCTGAATTAGTTAATAAATCAGTTAAAGAACTTGAAGAATTAGTTGCTGAATATCGTGCTGAATTATTCTCGCTTCGTTTCAAAAATGCAACTCGTCAATTAGACAAAACACACCGTATTGATATTATTAGAAAATCAATTGCTAGAGCATTAACTGCTCTAAACCAAAAAACTACTAATGAATATTTAAACGATATTAAAAAAGTTGCTGAATTAAAAGAAACTAAAAAAACATTAGTAGAAAAACCTAAAAAAGTTGAAGTTAAAGAAGAAAAACCAAAAACTTCTGAACCTAAATTAGATAAAAAAGCAACTGTGGCAAAGAAAGAAACTCCTAAAGTTGAAAGACAACAAAAAGAAACTAAAGAAGAATCTTCAAAACCTACAGTTAAAAAACAAACTACAACTAAAACAACTAAAAAAGAAGTAAAACCTGAAGCTAAAAAACAAGCAACTACTAAAAAAGGAGATAAATAA